TCATCTGGAATAAGCGTAGACCTAGGCTCAAGATGGCAGTATTACACCTGCCAAGCTCCATGGGCGGCTTGGACTTAcctaatattaaaatgtatcaGCTTTCTGCCCATTTAAGATTTGTGAACGACTGGGTTAAGGGTAAAACTTCAATCTGGTCGGATATTGAGACGGCTCTGTCACAATGCAAACTAagtgatttattattttgtaatgattttaaagaaattaaagtcCTCTGCACAAATCCTGTAACAATCAACACCCTAAAAGCATGGCGACTTGTCCGCTGTCTTGAGGGAAGATCAAAAATAACATCAACCTTTACCCCAATAATAAATAACCCTGCTTTCCCTCCGGGTTCCTCGGACCCCGGCTTTCAACGATGGTCTGATAAGAATATTAAGTCTCTTGGTGATCTTTTCTCAGGTGATAAACGCATGTCATTTGAACAACTTACCAACAGTTACAAATTGCCAAAACAagatttcttttactttttgcaAATAAGACATTATATCACTCACAGTACAACCCTTATTGAGCACCCTGAAATATCTGATGTTGAGAAAATTTTGTTTAAGCAACAGCTTAAAGTGTCTCTGAGTTCATTTTACCATGTACTTAATGGTTTGACTACCACTGATGCGCAGGGGGTCAGAGGTGTGTGGGAGAAGGAGCTGTCGACAACCATAGACGAAGAAAAGTGGGATACCATTTGGTCTCTTGCAAAAAGGATTTCAATTTGTACTCGGACAAGAGCAATACAATTTAAGATCTTACACAGATTACATATATCCCCTCACCGCAGACACCTCTTCAACCGCTCTCTTTCCCCTATGTGTCTCAAGTGTAAAATTGATGTGGGGACTTTAACTCACTGCTTTTGGTTTTGTCACAAACTTCAAAGATACTGGGTTGAAATTACAGGTGAAATGGGGAGAATCTTCCACGCTGATATAGAGATGGACCCTATATCCCTGATTCTAGGTTTTCCAAGTGGCCACCTAAAAGCAGCAGCCAACAAAAGACTGTATAACATTCTAACATTTGCAGCCAGGAAAAATATCCTCTTGCAATGGGTCAGTGATAAGACTCCCACTGTCTGTGGCTGGCGCAAAATAATTTTCGAACTGATTCCTCTGGAATACCTCACCAACGTTATACACCACAGTGTGGGTCAGTTCTACAGAGTGTGGCACCCTTTTTTGTACTATATCGGACCAGACCTTTCCGCCATCTTATTAAAAGGACTGTTGCGCACGTGATCACCACCCGGGCGCTGTAAGAATAACCTACCACCTCTTGTATTATGTTGTATCATGCCATATTTAAGAGCTGTTGTGTACGTTCTGTGTTTGTACTGTTTCGTTGTTTTGTGTCTGGTGTCGCAGACACTGCCttgttaaaggaaaaaaaggaaaaactgcaataaaaacaatgacgaaaaaaaaaaaaaatttaaatcaaatgaccccctgcTACAGAACATGCAAGAAATATAAAGAATGGTATTTACTGAATTGGCCCCTCAGAGACTCTAGGCTGActcactggacagctttggaaaCATTAAGTGTGTAATTACTAcacaattaataataataataacagtaataatagtaataataataatagtaataacttcTTTACACTTTCAGAAAGAGGAGTTTCACTGGTTAgacccacttaagatcaaagtggactgtatgtggcccacaatGTGAAATGAGTATGACACCCCTGATTTAGAGCATCTGAAGTGATCActttacactgactttattGTCAGAAACTCTGGTCTTGTATATAAAAAGATATAATATAAGAActgaaattaaagaaaaagcaaaccAGGTCCACTTGAAATAAGTTACTGGATTTAAATACATTGCATAGCTGACTCTAAATTGTATCATTTCCTTTCCCAGGTTCTGGATCACAGGATATAAGGAACATCATCCCATTTAGTGGGAAAGGCTTCATCCTTGGGGGGAAGTCTCAGGACTCAACGTCTTCCTTGCCATCTCCCAGGCCACCACTTCCTGTTGTGAAAACACCATTGTCCAACCCTGTCCCCTCCCCAAAGAAGTTCTTCACGCCATCGCCCCCAACTCAAAATCTCTCCTCTCCTGTTCACTCTAACAAGACCAATGGGATTTCCAACACTTTTACCTCAGTCAGACCATCCACTTCCATGGGGAAAAAGCCACCTGTAAAGAGGTCTGTCGGCAACACGAAGCACTTTGTCAACATAAACGGTTCACCAGTGAAAATGCCAAAATCCCAGAGCAGTAGTAGCAGCCAAGGAGGAGATAAGATCAAACAGAGTTCCATTGACGACCTTTTTAATAGCACAAGCCTCAGGAAGTCAGAGACCAAAAGAGACTCACTGACATCACCAAAGTCTTCCACAAATGCTGCTTCTGCCTCCTCTATatttcaaaaacaacaaaataatcatTTGACTTCCTCTCCCAGCACACCCAGTCCCAGCCCTAACATAACAAACCATTCCAAGGTCTCATCTGTAGTTACAACCGGATCCCAGGGTAGCACTTCAAGACCTGTACAGTCCAAGTATTTTACTAATTCTGACAGTGGCAGCACATCAGCGGCTGTGGGTAGGAATCAGACGCCGAGAAAGAGAGCGTGGGATGACCGCAGCAGCTCTGCCAGCATCTTTGACTTCTTCCAGAAGACCTTAGGCAGTGATTCAGCAACATCGAAGGAATCAATTAAGGCAAAATCACCAGCAGTGCTGCAGAGAACTACCAGTGCCACCACCAcaccctcctcttctgcttctctGCAGTCCTCAGCAGGACTGCACAGTGTtgcctcctcttcttcatcctcctcctcctttgcaGTGATGGTCAGTTGTCCAGTGTGCCAAGCAAAGATCCAGGAGTCAAAGATCAACGAGCATCTTGATTCCTGCCTCTCTTGAATAAGGAGGTGATAACTTTTAGAAAGTCAGAATAAGTTTGATGTTGCACTAAAACTTCTTAACTTTGgatgttcaataaaaatttaTCCTTGTTTGTTCAGTAAGACATGGCATAGTGATTTTAACGATTTTGACTATTTAAAGAATGACATTCTCCTACTTTCTATCACACGTATTGCTTCTGCGATttcactgcatgtctttatgTCTGCTGTAACAAAATTCCTCACTGAACTGGACTACATTAAAAAACTATGACAGCAGTGTTTTGCGGAAGAACGTCAGTGTGATGTTACCAGTTATGGTTTGAATTCAGAAACCACTTTGTCTTagcctgcaaaacctatttttgTCTCCTCTGGAAGTGGATATTATTGATTTGTGGTTCCTGCAGTGGGAtgtacccccaccccccaaaccTCAGGTCTGCATCTGCTGCCCTTCAGACAACAGGAGACGCCGTCTGATCTTCTGATCTGATCTGTAGGAGTCAGGTTTCGCACTCGCTAGCTATTTATTTCTGCAGGTCATCACATTTGCACTGCACCCAGCCTGCGGGGTCAGGTGGTGCAAGGACATTTGAATTTACTCAGTAAAACACTTCACCAGTGATATCCTCAGTACAAGAAATACTTGGATGACTAAAACATTACAGATTTCTAcctgaatatatttttattcatatgtTTGGGTTTTAATtgccaaataaaatatttttattggtCTGTTTGACTGAATATTTCAGTGTGGAGTGAACTCAATGCCAGTATTGAACTGTTGTCTTGTGTAATGATTAAATATCCAGAAGAGAGTGGTAAAAATACTGATTAGCAGTAAACAATACAGATGAGGTGTGATGTATTATTTGCTTGATGATCAAGTGATGAGAAGACCAGATTAGTCTCTATACTTAACCCTGTATTTGGACATTGACTATAAAATGCAGTCAATTTCTTTATGGTTTATGATTTTTCagtgaaaacaagaaaagaaaagcttaaTCATGTTACGGTAGCAGAAACATAAACCAAACCTTACAGGCTTCCCCACAGAAACCACTGAAGACCAATTTATGTGTCAACAAGTCAATATTTAATCAAGCATGTCTCTGAGCAAATCATAGATTTGACCTGATAGTGGTTTCCTCAGCCTACATCAGACAAATGTCCTTTTGACCATTATTATATTAAGATCTCCAgcgaaaatgttttagttttgttacTTAAATGCAGTTTAAGCATTACCTCAGATCACTTTAACCATCTGATCAAAAGTACTCTGGatagtttgcttttttttaaatagcacaAACGCTTTAGTCATACtcaagagagagaaagggagacagACAAGTGGGTGTAGCAGAGCTGGTGGGTAAGCAGAAAGACGGAGAAGAGGATGAGGGCAGAGGTCAGGCAGCGTGAGGCCAGCTGCTGATCATGACTACGCCCTCCTGTTCCTGCAGGAAAGACTGGAGCAATGCCAGGGGCGTCAACAAAGCATGTCGGCAGCAGCATGTCAATTACCtcagtctgctgctgcagctttaATTGCCATCTGGCTCCACAGGCATAGAGGAAATACTGTTGGGAAGAAGGCAAGGGTGGATTTTATATTTGATTCTCAAGAAACTACTAtgcttaaatatttaaaatcttgTACTTGAATGCACAACAGGTTCTACTGAAAAATACGGTAAACTCTATTCATTGGAGTGAAGTTTGTTATTGCCAAATTACAGCTGACACTAAAAATACCACTGAAGATACAACTCTATGCTTTTAGTTATGTAAAAATGATCAAGAAAATATACAGTAGTATAGAAAGGTAAGAAAGGCAATTTAAGCGACTTTGAATGTGGTATggtttgttggtgccagatggtcTGGTCTGAGTAATTCAGAAACTGTTTatttactgggattttcccacacaactatCTCAAGAGTTTATAGAGAATggctagaaaaagagaaaatatccagtgggTTGCAGTGGcaaaaatgctttgttgataACAGACATAAAAGGAACATGATTCAAGCTGATGTGAAGGCAAGATTATCTCAAATATCTTGTTTCAACCAAGatatgcagaaaagcatctgTGAACATGCAAGACATCCAACTTTGAGTGGTGACAGTAACAAAAAACCACACTGGGTACCACTCATGTCAGCTAAGACATGAGTCTTAGGTGGCACAGGttcaccagtgttgggcaacAGAGGACAGGAAAAACATTGCCGGGTCTGACGAGACTTGGTTTCTGCTgtaacattcagatggtagggtcaaaatttggcataaacaacatgaaatcatGGCTCAATCCTACTTTCAGACTGCTTCTGGTAATGTAAAGACGTGGGTAAATTCTGGGCGCATGACGCCtatttccagcaggataacatcAAATGGCCTGGAATCTGATGTGGCAGAATGGGAGATCTGCAGCATGGACGTACACCTGCCTAAACCCGGAGCAACTCTGACACTAtcgtgtcaatatggaccaaagtcTCAGAAGAATGTTTCgggcaccttgttgaatctgtgccataaAGAATCAAAGCAGTTCTAAAGACAAAAGAGGGACCAACCCAGAACTAGcgaggtgtacctaataaggTTAAGGTGATCTAATACTTGCTTACAGTCCTTTCAGCACTGTCTTATAGCACATGCAGCAGAGTAAACAAGCAGTGcctggaaattaaaaaaaatgacatttgacAAGCTGTTTTCTTCTTAAATCCTTCTTAAATATGATTCTTTGAGTGTTTATATATAATGAAAATCtactgatatatatataaatatcagAATCTTTTACATTGAACTcaaaaaaacagaagcattCAAATGTTACAACCCATAAATACACCAAACTATACAACACTGCTATTTAATACAGAGTAAAGCACGGagtaaataaatatcaatataCTCCTTCATTACAATAATTCTATTATTCATTATTACTGTTAAACACCAGTGTGTACTAGAATGATTTTACTGCTGCAGCTCTTGAGGTGGAGATAGTTTTAGCTGCTTGTATATACTGCTGGTTTAAAGACACTTTTGAAATTTGGTGtgatttttaagtttattttattttatgcttaaaaGTGGATTTGCCAACTACAGTGTAGGGGTTATGGAAGATCTGAAAGCAGCACTAATAAATCATATTAGATTCACTGTTTCCTGTCTTCGTTAGAACAGAAAGAGGCTGTTTAATCACTCTAGCAGCTCCAGAACAGGACGATGTAGTGTAAACAAAGCTCAGCTGTGGTATTATCCGACCAACCTTTGAGTTTTTTATTGCTAATGTGGCTTCCAAACTTTTTATAAttgtgtgtgttatgtgtgtgtgtttaatttatAATACCACTGTGTAGAATATTGCCACTGCAGTTACTGTAATTCGGTCTGATTCCATTCCCGTTTGTCACAGGGAGGAAACAGTCACCCCCGTCCACCGCAGAGGGCCTCTGAGCAGAGGAAAAATCCATGACAGCAGTTGTTAGTCCAGGCCAGCCCTCTTTCCTGAACTTCTGTACATTGACACGCTATAGGGAGCTGAattcctgcaaacacacacccacacacacgcacactatTTCCTTTCAGGTCTGTTGTTTCTCCCTGACAGTGATGCATTCCAGACAAGCTCCAAGTTCAGTGCAATGTCACTCTGTTGGCTGCTGTTCGTTTAAGAGCTATTGTTTCATGTAGAGGTGCGAGGAATCTCTCTGCAGAAATCAAATCTGTTTAAACTTACTCTTGAACTGCTGTTTTAACGGCTTTTGCCATTTCATCAGCTGTCACTTAGAACTTctgtggttaaaaatatttcataatCTCAGCAGTGACAGCTTGTCCAATGTTCTGAAATGTACCTGTTTCCAAGTTAAATACActctttaaatatatttctattCTTCATGATGCTGAATCTTTCTAGTGTATGGATACATGAGTATTTTAATAAGTTAATTTCTTAATGTTTTCATATATATCACAtaacataatatataatatatatattgtatcGTATACCTACACTGACTGCTCGGTCTAccaggcgcaaaacaccagcaaaaCACCAGGTAGACTGAGCAGTCAGCCAAGATTGCAAGACTAGGCTGACCAagctgtgcactgcctggattgactaCAGGGCCTATGACTCGAagccccacacctggatcctggaatgcctagaactataTCAACAGGATCCtaagagccttcaggaactcaatggggatgtggcgaaCAACACtggaggccaacttcaagcctaTAGCAAGAGTCACCAttaagtgcgggatctaccaaggagatgctctgtccccactgctgttctgcataggcctgaaccccctcagtcaGATCATTGACCAGACTgactacggataccgactatggaatggagcagttgtcagccacctcctctacatggatgacatcaagctgtatcccaagagtgaacgagacattgattcactgatccacaccaccaggatatacagcaatgacatcggaatgtcaGTCGGACTGGAGAAatgtagtcagaactgaggggatcaaactaccagaaggcaacattgcagacatcgaggacagttacaagtacctggggatccaaCAGGCAAATGGAaaccatgaagaggctgctAGGCAAGCTGCAACCACTAAGTAACTGCAGAGGGTCTGGCAAGTCCTCTGAAccgtaagaacaagatccgggctatcaacacctacgccctgcccgtgatcaaaTACCCTGTTGGgataataagttggccaaaggaggagatagaagccactgacatcatgacaaggaagctcctgaccatgcatggagagtttcaccccaagtccagcaccctaaagctgtatgctaagcggaaggaagtgactagtgagtgtcagcaccacagtccaggatgagacagcGAACAGccacgaatacatcaggaagatggccccaaccgaccgtgtgctcagtgaatacctcaggcagcagaaacccaagaaagaggaggaaggcgaggagcCATCAttgaaggacaggcccctgcacggtatgtaccaccggcagatggAGGAAGTGGCTGACGTCCAGATATcttaccagtggctggacaaagctggactgaaagacagcacagaggcactaatcatggcagcacaggaccAAGCTCtaagtacaagatccatagggttctggggtctatcacaccaggcaagaccccaggtgcaggcggtgtaaagatgcccctgagacaatccatcacataacagcagggtgcaaaatgatagcaggcagggcatacatggaacaccattaccaagtggccggcataatATACAGGAACATTTGTGCCGAGTgtggcctggaagtcccaaggtcaaaGTGGGAGACACCCgctagggtggtggagaatgaccaagctaagatcctgtgggacttccagatataGAAAGACAAAATGGTAATGGCTATAGTGGTGGTAGAGAAGCGGgggaagacggccgtagtgatcgatg
The genomic region above belongs to Pelmatolapia mariae isolate MD_Pm_ZW linkage group LG15, Pm_UMD_F_2, whole genome shotgun sequence and contains:
- the sprtn gene encoding DNA-dependent metalloprotease SPRTN produces the protein MDEDFLLAIRLQEQFDHEYQASLSSSSGTVDDRFGQSSKKRRVEVAGGGSDVVPYWKPNPQLERPLSIVDESWEMLDPSPDVRAMFLEFNDMFFWGKLSGVEVKWSSRMTLCAGVCSYEGRGGLCSIRLSEPLLKLRPRKDLVETLLHEMIHALLFVTQNNRDRDGHGPEFCKHMNRINKASGTKITIYHSFHDEVDVYRQHWWRCDGPCQKRKPYFGYVKRAMNRAPSSLDPWWEDHQRTCGGTYTKIKEPEGYGKKGQKTSKTSEKKATGSGKPSSTTTGSGSQDIRNIIPFSGKGFILGGKSQDSTSSLPSPRPPLPVVKTPLSNPVPSPKKFFTPSPPTQNLSSPVHSNKTNGISNTFTSVRPSTSMGKKPPVKRSVGNTKHFVNINGSPVKMPKSQSSSSSQGGDKIKQSSIDDLFNSTSLRKSETKRDSLTSPKSSTNAASASSIFQKQQNNHLTSSPSTPSPSPNITNHSKVSSVVTTGSQGSTSRPVQSKYFTNSDSGSTSAAVGRNQTPRKRAWDDRSSSASIFDFFQKTLGSDSATSKESIKAKSPAVLQRTTSATTTPSSSASLQSSAGLHSVASSSSSSSSFAVMVSCPVCQAKIQESKINEHLDSCLS